The following nucleotide sequence is from Gammaproteobacteria bacterium.
CACGGAACTCGCGCAGGCTGCGCCGGCCGCTGAGGATGTCGCTCATGTGCACGTCACTGCTTTCGAAGCCGGCGCGGTCGAACGCCGCCGCCATCTCGACGTGGCCGTTGACGCCCTGCTCGCGCAGTATCGCCACTGGCGGTCGCGTGGTGTTTACAAACGGTGCGGCTACATTGTCGGCCGGGTCGAACGACAATTCGGCGGCCAGACCGGGATCATTGCTGTCGAGCAGCCGGTCGTATTCTTCCCGCGCACAGTCCGGGTTGTCGCGCAGCGACTGCATGCGGTAGGTGGTTTCGCTCCAGTTACGCTGCAACTCGAGGCGTGAACGGTCGATAATTTTCTCCGTGCCCAGTGTGACAACAATGCGATCGTGTTCAACCGGGCTGCCGATGACGCTGGCGCATTCAGTCAGGCCGGCGCGCTGCAGGTGCGCTGCTACCCGTGACTCGTCACGCGCCCGCACCTGGATGACAGCGCCAAGCTCCTCACTGAACAGTGCCGCGGCGGGCCGTTCGCCCGGCGCCAGACTGATGTCCAGGCCGCAGCGTGATGCAAAGGCCATTTCGCACAATGTGACCAGCAGCCCGCCATCGGATCGATCGTGATAAGCCAGCAGCAGGTTGGCCTCGCGCAGTGAACCGATGCAATCGAACAGGCCCTTGAGCAGTTCCGGGTGATCGACATCCGGCGTGCTGCCGCCGAGTGCGCCATAAACCTGTGCGAGGCACGAGCCGCCAAGCCGGTCCTGCCCGCCGCCCAGGTCAATCAGCAAAAGGATGGTGCCCGGATCGGCAACAAGCTGTGGTGTCAGCGTGTGGCGCACATCGGTTACCGGGGCGAATGCCGAAACCATCAGCGAAACCGGCGCAGCCACACACTTGTCTGTGCCCTGCTCCTGCCACGCGGTACGCATCGACAATGAATCCTTGCCGACCGGAATTGCCAGCCCCAACGCCGGGCACAGCTCCATGCCGACCGCGTGCACGGTGTCATACAAATCAGCGTCGTCCGTCTCAAATCCGGCCGCTGCCATCCAGTTGGCCGACAAGCGTACGTCGCTTAATTGTGCGATCGGCGCCGCGGCAATATTGGTAATCGCTTCACCTACGGCCAGACGTCCGGAGGCCGGTGCGTTGAGCACCGCCACCGGTGTGCGTTCACCGATCGCCATTGCTTCACCGGTGTATGTGTCAAAACCGCTCAACGTCACGGCTACGTCGGCCACCGGTTCCTGCCACGGCCCAACCATCTGGTCGCGCGCGGTCAGCCCGCCGACACTGCGGTCACCAATGGTGATCAGAAAGCGTTTGTCGGCAATGGCGGGAAATACCAGCAGTCGACACAGGGCATCGGTCAGGTCGATGCCCTGGCCGTCGAAGTCGTCGCGCGGTGGTGTGCCCCGGACAACCTCGCGCTGCGTTTTTGGCGGGTTGCCCAGCAGCGTGGCCATCGGCATTTCGATGGGCATGTTGTCAAAATGACGGTCGGTAACCTGCAGGTGCGGCGCTTCTGTCGCTTTACCGATCACGGCAAAGGGACAGCGTTCGCGGGCGCACAAGGCGGAAAACTCCGGCAGCCGGTCCGGCTCGATCGCCAGCACGTAGCGTTCCTGCGCCTCGTTGCACCAGATCGCCATGGGCGACATGCCTGGCTCGTCATTTGGCACTTCGCGCAGCTCAATCTGGCCGCCACGCCCACTGTGGTCGAGCACTTCGGGTACGGCATTGGACAAACCACCGGCACCTACATCGTGTACCAGCACAATCGGGTTCTCATCGCCCTGTGCCCAGCAGGCGTCAATCACTTCCTGCGCGCGGCGCTGCATCTCCGGGTTGCCACGCTGCACTGAGGCAAAATCCAGGTTTTCATCCGACTGTCCGGATGACATCGATGAAGCAGCGCCACCACCCAGGCCTATCTGCATCGCCGGACCACCGAGCACGACAATCAACGCGTCGACCGGCACATCATCTTTTTCTACATGCCCGGGGCGTACGTTGCCCATGCCCCCGGCGAGCATGATCGGCTTGTGATAACCGCGTCTGTAGTCATGACCGGGAACAGCTTGCTCGTAGCTGCGGAAATAGCCGGCAAGCGCCGGGCGGCCGAACTCATTATTGAAGGATGCTGCGCCGATTGGCCCTTCCAGCATGATGTCCAGCGCAGACACGATGCGCGACGGCTTGCCGTAGGGCTGCTCCCAGCCGTGCTCGAACCCGGGTATTCGCAGGTGCGACACGCTGAACCCGGTCAGCCCGGCCTTTGGTTTGGCGCCGCGCCCGGTGGCTGCCTCATCGCGAATTTCCCCGCCCGAACCGGTGGCCGCACCCGGGAACGGCGAGATCGCTGTCGGGTGGTTGTGCGTTTCCACCTTCATGAGCACGTGCACGTCTTCTTCGCTGTAGCCGTACTGGCCGTCATAGGGGTTGGCGAAAAAGCGCTGCGCACGCGAGCCGGCCACGACAGCGGCATTGTCACGATAGGCCGACAGCACGCCGTCAGGGGTTACGCGGTGTGTGTTGCGGATCATCGCGAACAGCGAACGCTCCTGCGGTATGCCGTCAATCGTCCACTCAGCATTGAAAATTTTATGCCGACAGTGCTCGGAATTGGCCTGCGCAAACATCATCAGCTCTGCATCGGTGGGATTGCGTGCCGCACGCAGGTAAAACTCGTACAGGTATTCAATCTCTGCCGGCGACAGCGCCAGGCCGAGACTGCTGTTTGCTTCGAGCAATGCATCAAGACCTGCGGTTTTCAGCGCTATGTGCGTGACCGGCGCGGGCGGCGCGTGGTCAAACAATGCGGCAGCAGCACTGCGCTCGCTCAATACGGTTTCGGTCATGCGATCGTGCAGAAGCGCGCCCATATCGGCCAGCTCGTCGGCGCCCACCTCGCCTTGACATTCCAGCCGGTACTCCACGCCGCGCTCGATTCGGCTTACTGCCGTCAGACCACAGTTGATCGCAATATCGGTGGCCTTGCTCGACCACGGCGAAATAGTCCCGACACGCGGGATTACCAGCAGCTGCCCGGGCGCCATCCAGTGCGGCGGCGACGAGCCGTAATGCAGCAGGCGCGCGAGCAGTTCGCTTTCTTCGTGGTTGAGTTCGCGCTCCGCCTCGACCAGGTGCATATAGCGCGCATCCAGCCCGACGATCCGCGCGTCAAGGCGGCGCAGCTGTTCCAGTTTTTTTGCCAGGCGGAATTCCGACAGCGCAGCGGCGCCCGGCAGCAGCAGGGTTAACGATTCAGTCGACATCGAGCCACTCCAGCCCTTCGTCCTGGTCGGCGATATGAACATCGCCCGCACCGCACTCCAGCGCACCGGCCAGCGCGGCGCGCGCCTTGTCGGTCGTGTTATTGGTATCGGAAAGATGCACAGCGACCACATGCTGCAGCCGTGAGCAGTCCATGCCGGTAACCATACCGGCAGCCTGCTCGTTGCTCAGGTGACCGTAATTACTGCCGACACGATTTTTAAGGTGTGCAGGATACGGCCCGGCGGCCAGCAGCTCGGGCGCGTGATTGCACTCCAGCGCCAGCGCGTCGCAGCCGCTGTATATCTGCAGCATGTGCTTGCTGACGTGACCGGTGTCGGTGAGCACGCCCAGCCGCCGGTTGCCATCGCTGAATACATACTGGCACGGCTCACGTGCATCGTGTGGCACCGGCGTTGGCTGGATTTCCAGGTCGCCGATGTTAAATTTTTCGTGGCAATTGACCAACTGCAGACGTGCGAGATGAGAATCGCGCACCGCCGCGCGGGTGCCCGGTGTCATCCACAGCTCAATATCGTGCTGGCGACAGAAACGCACGGCGCCAGCGACATGGTCGCCGTGTTCATGGGTAATGAGCACCGCACTCAGCTCGCCTGGCTTGCGGCCCAGGCGGCGCACACGCCGCGCGGTTTCCTTTGCCGAAAAACCGCAGTCGAGCATCACGCAGGTATCGCCGGCCTCGATCAGTGCCGCATTGCCGCGGCTACCACTGCCCAGGTAAGAAAACCGCAGCTTGCTCACTACCGGCCCGTCGTCACTGGTCGCCGGAGCCGCCATGACGCGGCGGGAAACTCACCGGAAACGGCGTTATCTTGCTGCCATCGGAGTCGCTGATCTTGCTCACACCCTGACGATCGACCTGGTCGATCCTGACGATGGCATGCATTGGCACCCAGGTGCGTTCGACGCCGTCGAACTCATCACGAAGGCGCTCTTCCGACGGATCGACTACCACGCCACCGCGCTCGCCGAACACCATGCCTTCGATACAGACAAACCCGAGCAGACCGGCGTCACTGACATCACGGGCGTAGACCTCGTAGATCTTGCCGTGGTTGTGAAAGGTGATGCGGTAAAGTTTTTTTTCAGGCATGTGCCGCACTCGTTGAATAGCCGCAGTATGCCACAGCACGGCTGCAGCAAATGTCACAAAAAAGCATTAACGGAACAGCCAGAACAGCAATGCCAGCAAACCGACAATAAGCGCGGCGGCAATCCACACAATCGGTCCGGGTCGCGCCGTTTCAGGGATCTGCCCGCCCATCATCGGGCGAATGTCCTCGCCGGACTCGGAGGCCTCGATTACCCTGCGGCGCAGCTGGCGATAAGCAGGCATGCTCAGCCGGCCGAACTGGTGGTCGGTCGACAGCTGTCGCAAGGCCTGCGCCAGCTCCTGTTCGCGTCTGTCTTCGTTTCCTGACACTGTCTAATCCGCGTCGCTAAACTCGATCACCGCAGCTGTAATGTTGTCGCTGGCCTCGCCTGCCAGTGCCTCGGTCAGCAGGGCCTCGCAGGCGGCGTCGCTATCCCCGTTGCCCAGGCAGCGTGCCAGCGTGGCATCGTCGAGATCCTTGTACAGGCCGTCGCTGCACAGCAGATAACGGTCACCGCTCTGTATCTGCCGCAGTTCGACGTCAAGATGGAGATCCTCGGTGCCGCCGACCGCCCGGGTAATGACATTCGCCAGCGGGTGATGCTCGGCATCTTCCGGGCGCAGTTCGCCGGTCTGGACCATCATTTCCACCTGGCTGTGGTCGACGGTCATTTTCTCGAACACTCCATCTCGCAGCCGGTAGGCGCGGCTGTCACCGGCCCAGATAATGACCACGTGATGGCCCATCACCAACAGGCCCACCACTGTGCTGCCGATGGTACGTGCCCGGGGTGCACCGGATTCGTAAAGATTGAGGTTGACGTCCAGTAGGCGGTCTTCCACCTCGTCGAGAAAATCGGCCGGGTTGTCATGGCGCTGCACGTCGCTCAGCGACTCGACGATCATGCGGCTGGCTACGTCACCGGCTTCGTGGCCACCCATCCCGTCGGCAACTACCCACAGGCCGCGGCGCGGAAGCGCCAGGCAGGCATCCTCATTGATCTCGCGAACTTTCCCGGTATGGGTTGCGGTTGCCGACTCCCAGCGGTACGTCGGATCGCTCAAGCGGTGTCTCTCCTGAACTGCGAAAGTTCGAGCAAGTTTTTCATTTTGGTTCGTAAGCTACTACGCCGACTGAGCTTCGTGACCCGCAGCGTCACCGATGACGCTGCGAAATATGGCGGAGAGGGTGGGATTCGAACCCACGGTACGCGTAAGCGCACACTTGATTTCGAGTCAAGCCCGTTCGACCACTCCGGCACCTCTCCGCAAGGCTCCGGTATCATAATGAAACTGCCCGGTTCTGGCTATCATCCGTTGGGGGGTGGCGTGCGCCTTGTAATCGCCATATTAATGCTCGACGCGTGCGTGTTCCTGAGCACCTGCTCGGTACCGCCGCCGCTGCTCGATACCATCCTCGAGCGCGGCACCCTGCGCGTGGTCACCCGCAACAGCCCGACCACCTATTTCTGGGCCAGCGACGGGCCGGCCGGGCCGGAATACGAGCTGGCGCGCGCATTTGCCGACAGCCTGGGCGTACGGCTGGAAATCTACAGCGCCGACACCTTCGACGGCGTCATTCCGGACCTGCTCAATTACCGTGCCGATATCGCCGCCGCCGGGCTGACGATCACCGAGCAGCGCGCCAGTGAGCTTGTCTTCGCCCCGCCCTACCAGGAAATTTCTCAGCAGGTGGTGTACCGCATGGGACGCAAGCGCCCGCGCGAGATCAATGATCTGCTTGGCAAACACATCGCGGTGACCGCCGGCAGCAGCCACGCGGAGGTGCTGCGGGAAATCCAGCAGGAGCTGCCGGGCCTGGCATGGACCGAGGTGCCGGCCAGTGACGGTGACCAGCTGATGTACGAGGTCGCGCAGAAAAACTACGACGTGACCGTTACCGACTCCAACGAGTTCGAGATCAGCCGCCGGTATCACCCGGCACTGCGTACCGCCATGACTCTGGGCGAGAAAGACCAGCTGGCGTGGGCACTGCGGCGGCGCGAGGATCCGAGCCTGTACCAGGCCGTCAGGGAGTTTTTTGACAGCGCTGATGGCCAGGCCCTGGTTGCCAGCCTGCACGACAAATACTACGACGACCGCAATGAACTGGACTATGTCGGCACGCGCCGCTTCCTGCGTCACGTCGAGTCGCGGCTGCCGCAGTACAAGGCGCTGTTCCAGGCTGCCGCGGTACAGAACGAACTCGACTGGCAGCTGCTGGCTGCGGTGGGTTACCAGGAATCACACTGGGACCACAGTGCTGTCTCCCCAACCGGCGTGCGCGGCATCATGATGCTGACAAAGGCCACTGCCAGGCAGCTCGGCATCAAGGACCGGCTCGATCTGCAAGCCAGCATTTTTGGCGGCGCCCGTTACCTGAAACGCCTGCGCCAGAAGATTCCGGAACGCATTCCGGAACCGGACCGAACCTGGATGGTGCTGGCGGCCTACAACGTTGGTTTTGGCCATCTCGAAGATGCACGAATACTGACCCAACGTCACGGCAAGGACCCGGATCGCTGGATCGACGTTCGCGAGCACCTGCCGCTGCTGGCCCAGCACAAATACCACAGCACACTAAAGCGCGGCTATGCCCGGGGCTGGGAGCCGGTCATTTATGTCGACAATATTCGCAACTACTACGACCTGCTGCAGTGGTATCACTCCGACCGCAACCGTGAGACTCCGGTTACCGCCAGTGCATCAGCGCCGCGCGGCGAAAAACGACTGCAGCATCTCGCCACACTTGTCGGCCAGTAAGCCGCCGGACACGTCTACCTGATGATTGAGCGCGGCAGACCGTGTGACATCGAGCACGCTGCCGCAGGCACCGGTCTTCGGATCGGCCGCGCCGTAGACCAGCCGCGTGACGCGCGCATGGACAATGGCGCCGGCGCACATCGCACAGGGCTCAAGCGTGACATACAAAGTAGCGCCGTTGACGCGATAGTTTTTCACGGCCGCACCGGCATCGCGTAGGGCGAGTATTTCTGCGTGCGCTGTCGGGTCGTTGGTGCTGATCGGGCGATTCCAGCCTTCGCCAAGCACCTGCCCGGCGCTTGTGATCACGGCGCCAACCGGTACTTCACCGGCCTGCTCCGCACGCCGCGCCAGCAACAGCGCGTGCTCCATCCAGCGTTCGTCGGCGAGTGAAAAGGCCAT
It contains:
- a CDS encoding DUF1820 family protein translates to MPEKKLYRITFHNHGKIYEVYARDVSDAGLLGFVCIEGMVFGERGGVVVDPSEERLRDEFDGVERTWVPMHAIVRIDQVDRQGVSKISDSDGSKITPFPVSFPPRHGGSGDQ
- the mltF gene encoding membrane-bound lytic murein transglycosylase MltF; translation: MKLPGSGYHPLGGGVRLVIAILMLDACVFLSTCSVPPPLLDTILERGTLRVVTRNSPTTYFWASDGPAGPEYELARAFADSLGVRLEIYSADTFDGVIPDLLNYRADIAAAGLTITEQRASELVFAPPYQEISQQVVYRMGRKRPREINDLLGKHIAVTAGSSHAEVLREIQQELPGLAWTEVPASDGDQLMYEVAQKNYDVTVTDSNEFEISRRYHPALRTAMTLGEKDQLAWALRRREDPSLYQAVREFFDSADGQALVASLHDKYYDDRNELDYVGTRRFLRHVESRLPQYKALFQAAAVQNELDWQLLAAVGYQESHWDHSAVSPTGVRGIMMLTKATARQLGIKDRLDLQASIFGGARYLKRLRQKIPERIPEPDRTWMVLAAYNVGFGHLEDARILTQRHGKDPDRWIDVREHLPLLAQHKYHSTLKRGYARGWEPVIYVDNIRNYYDLLQWYHSDRNRETPVTASASAPRGEKRLQHLATLVGQ
- a CDS encoding serine/threonine-protein phosphatase, with protein sequence MSDPTYRWESATATHTGKVREINEDACLALPRRGLWVVADGMGGHEAGDVASRMIVESLSDVQRHDNPADFLDEVEDRLLDVNLNLYESGAPRARTIGSTVVGLLVMGHHVVIIWAGDSRAYRLRDGVFEKMTVDHSQVEMMVQTGELRPEDAEHHPLANVITRAVGGTEDLHLDVELRQIQSGDRYLLCSDGLYKDLDDATLARCLGNGDSDAACEALLTEALAGEASDNITAAVIEFSDAD
- a CDS encoding MBL fold metallo-hydrolase codes for the protein MAAPATSDDGPVVSKLRFSYLGSGSRGNAALIEAGDTCVMLDCGFSAKETARRVRRLGRKPGELSAVLITHEHGDHVAGAVRFCRQHDIELWMTPGTRAAVRDSHLARLQLVNCHEKFNIGDLEIQPTPVPHDAREPCQYVFSDGNRRLGVLTDTGHVSKHMLQIYSGCDALALECNHAPELLAAGPYPAHLKNRVGSNYGHLSNEQAAGMVTGMDCSRLQHVVAVHLSDTNNTTDKARAALAGALECGAGDVHIADQDEGLEWLDVD
- the tadA gene encoding tRNA adenosine(34) deaminase TadA, whose protein sequence is MAFSLADERWMEHALLLARRAEQAGEVPVGAVITSAGQVLGEGWNRPISTNDPTAHAEILALRDAGAAVKNYRVNGATLYVTLEPCAMCAGAIVHARVTRLVYGAADPKTGACGSVLDVTRSAALNHQVDVSGGLLADKCGEMLQSFFAARR
- the purL gene encoding phosphoribosylformylglycinamidine synthase; translation: MSTESLTLLLPGAAALSEFRLAKKLEQLRRLDARIVGLDARYMHLVEAERELNHEESELLARLLHYGSSPPHWMAPGQLLVIPRVGTISPWSSKATDIAINCGLTAVSRIERGVEYRLECQGEVGADELADMGALLHDRMTETVLSERSAAAALFDHAPPAPVTHIALKTAGLDALLEANSSLGLALSPAEIEYLYEFYLRAARNPTDAELMMFAQANSEHCRHKIFNAEWTIDGIPQERSLFAMIRNTHRVTPDGVLSAYRDNAAVVAGSRAQRFFANPYDGQYGYSEEDVHVLMKVETHNHPTAISPFPGAATGSGGEIRDEAATGRGAKPKAGLTGFSVSHLRIPGFEHGWEQPYGKPSRIVSALDIMLEGPIGAASFNNEFGRPALAGYFRSYEQAVPGHDYRRGYHKPIMLAGGMGNVRPGHVEKDDVPVDALIVVLGGPAMQIGLGGGAASSMSSGQSDENLDFASVQRGNPEMQRRAQEVIDACWAQGDENPIVLVHDVGAGGLSNAVPEVLDHSGRGGQIELREVPNDEPGMSPMAIWCNEAQERYVLAIEPDRLPEFSALCARERCPFAVIGKATEAPHLQVTDRHFDNMPIEMPMATLLGNPPKTQREVVRGTPPRDDFDGQGIDLTDALCRLLVFPAIADKRFLITIGDRSVGGLTARDQMVGPWQEPVADVAVTLSGFDTYTGEAMAIGERTPVAVLNAPASGRLAVGEAITNIAAAPIAQLSDVRLSANWMAAAGFETDDADLYDTVHAVGMELCPALGLAIPVGKDSLSMRTAWQEQGTDKCVAAPVSLMVSAFAPVTDVRHTLTPQLVADPGTILLLIDLGGGQDRLGGSCLAQVYGALGGSTPDVDHPELLKGLFDCIGSLREANLLLAYHDRSDGGLLVTLCEMAFASRCGLDISLAPGERPAAALFSEELGAVIQVRARDESRVAAHLQRAGLTECASVIGSPVEHDRIVVTLGTEKIIDRSRLELQRNWSETTYRMQSLRDNPDCAREEYDRLLDSNDPGLAAELSFDPADNVAAPFVNTTRPPVAILREQGVNGHVEMAAAFDRAGFESSDVHMSDILSGRRSLREFRGAVACGGFSYGDVLGAGEGWAKSILFNDVARREFRTFLQRDDVFALGVCNGCQMLAALHELVPGSEHWPRFVRNRSEQFEARLSLVEITDSPSVFLAGMTGSRLPVVVSHGEGRAEFRNGSNPTAGAASAANSSAIPGSIMRYISNLGFPTETYPANPNGSPGGVTGFSNTDGRVTIMMPHPERVFRTVQMSWHDPAWGEDSPWMRMFRNARTWVS